The following are encoded in a window of Roseimaritima ulvae genomic DNA:
- a CDS encoding ABC transporter permease: MLGKIKTIGMQLGPLIALLVIFFLFTIADWAFSEGYFLSFRNIRVMLSSAALIAVPAFGMTIIIIAAGIDLSAGTALTLCGTVLALQLKNAEVAAGDPGFAGVMISALLLTILAGCLCGLFNGMLISLTHVVPFIVTLGTMTIFLGVGQIISGESTVYAPKENIPLWLKYLCYTGSDSNNYLISGVPIPSSVLIATVLAILVGLLMRYTVFGRNVFAIGSSESTARLCGINVPAMIVAVYTLAGFFVAIGGLLYFADVKNGNPTDGTGKELEIIAAVVLGGGSLSGGRGSILGTVVGALIITVIRSGCSQLSIPNTYTHIIIGAIIIVAVIVDQLRHGSPEWFFRMLPQKSNDAS; this comes from the coding sequence ATGCTAGGAAAAATAAAAACCATCGGAATGCAACTGGGGCCCCTGATCGCCCTGTTGGTGATTTTCTTTCTGTTCACGATTGCCGACTGGGCGTTCAGCGAAGGCTATTTCCTGTCCTTCCGCAACATCCGCGTGATGCTCAGCAGCGCCGCGCTGATTGCGGTGCCCGCCTTTGGCATGACGATCATCATCATCGCCGCGGGCATCGATCTGTCCGCCGGCACGGCCCTCACCCTGTGCGGCACCGTCCTGGCATTACAGCTGAAAAACGCCGAAGTCGCCGCCGGCGATCCCGGGTTTGCCGGGGTGATGATCTCCGCGCTGCTGCTGACGATCCTGGCCGGTTGTTTATGTGGCTTGTTTAATGGAATGCTGATCAGCCTCACGCACGTGGTCCCGTTTATCGTCACGCTGGGCACGATGACGATCTTCCTGGGTGTCGGACAAATCATCTCCGGCGAGTCCACCGTCTACGCTCCCAAAGAAAACATTCCCCTGTGGCTGAAATATCTGTGCTACACCGGTTCGGATTCCAACAACTATCTGATCAGCGGCGTGCCCATACCGTCCAGCGTGTTGATCGCCACCGTGCTGGCGATCCTGGTCGGACTGCTGATGCGGTACACCGTGTTTGGCCGCAATGTGTTTGCCATCGGTTCGAGTGAATCGACGGCCAGGTTATGCGGCATCAACGTGCCCGCGATGATCGTGGCGGTTTATACCCTGGCCGGCTTTTTTGTAGCCATCGGCGGGCTGCTGTATTTTGCCGATGTGAAAAATGGCAACCCCACCGACGGCACCGGTAAAGAACTGGAAATCATCGCCGCGGTGGTGTTGGGCGGCGGCAGCCTGAGCGGCGGACGTGGCTCGATCCTGGGAACCGTTGTGGGGGCCCTGATCATCACCGTCATCCGCAGCGGTTGCAGCCAGTTATCGATCCCCAATACCTACACGCACATCATCATCGGCGCCATCATCATCGTGGCCGTGATCGTCGACCAACTTCGTCATGGCTCGCCTGAATGGTTCTTCCGGATGCTCCCGCAAAAATCCAACGACGCATCATGA